One Porphyromonas pogonae genomic region harbors:
- a CDS encoding TetR/AcrR family transcriptional regulator, whose product MRDLFTPDKKKSAKEKIAHELFKVFLRESFERITIREFEKYIDKTRGSVYHHFKDKNNLFYFTIDTYFFSNLNALYFVSDINTSLSLREYILLREKHLSDIWAWFAKEYISLNPLSGFHHLLLQANKHYPLFQEKIQEVIKKDINGWSDAVCKGIADNELKKEISPTEVVELFQNLYFSSCAKNDVYSNSVDFIEAVFSPLWTFYSHITLYKDLSFKP is encoded by the coding sequence ATGCGAGATTTGTTTACCCCCGACAAGAAAAAATCAGCCAAAGAGAAAATAGCTCATGAATTATTTAAAGTTTTTCTTAGAGAAAGTTTTGAGAGGATTACGATTCGTGAATTTGAAAAGTATATAGACAAAACACGAGGAAGTGTATATCATCATTTCAAAGATAAAAATAACCTTTTTTATTTTACTATTGACACATATTTTTTCTCAAATCTCAATGCACTTTATTTTGTTAGCGATATAAATACAAGTTTAAGCTTAAGAGAATATATACTATTGCGCGAGAAACACTTATCCGATATTTGGGCTTGGTTTGCCAAAGAATATATTAGTTTAAATCCGCTCAGTGGCTTTCATCATTTATTATTGCAAGCAAATAAACATTATCCCCTGTTTCAAGAGAAGATCCAAGAAGTTATCAAAAAAGACATCAATGGGTGGTCAGATGCGGTTTGTAAAGGAATAGCCGATAATGAATTAAAAAAAGAAATTTCCCCAACTGAAGTTGTTGAATTATTTCAAAACTTATACTTTAGCAGCTGCGCTAAGAATGATGTTTATAGCAATTCGGTCGATTTTATCGAAGCAGTTTTTAGTCCTTTATGGACATTCTACAGTCACATTACATTGTATAAAGACCTGTCTTTTAAACCTTAG
- a CDS encoding transposase, producing MDNQLQRCNIRFSNYISNQGKNVSQRKIIRAIIAGERDPTALCSLVHGRTLNKHGRDVITSSLDGVIGNCDVEILKQCMEQIEFLDHQQAVCLTRLEELVNTHFAKEISLLCSIPGIKLFSAYCILAETGNDMTHFQKATHLIGWAGLKPRNDETPGKIRSRKTLHGNKYLRQMLTECAWSVTRSNKTFLGRKFNHLSKRMKSQKALVAIARKMLVIIYNVLKTGLPFDPTKNLQALLPD from the coding sequence ATGGATAATCAGTTGCAGCGGTGCAACATCCGTTTTTCCAATTACATCTCCAACCAGGGCAAAAACGTATCGCAACGAAAGATTATCCGCGCGATAATCGCAGGCGAACGCGACCCGACCGCCCTTTGTTCGCTTGTTCACGGCAGGACCCTGAACAAGCACGGGCGAGATGTAATCACGTCTTCCTTGGACGGTGTGATTGGCAATTGCGATGTTGAAATACTTAAACAGTGTATGGAACAAATAGAGTTTTTAGACCATCAGCAGGCCGTGTGCCTTACCCGTTTAGAAGAATTGGTAAACACCCATTTTGCCAAGGAAATCTCCTTGCTGTGCTCCATACCGGGTATTAAACTTTTCAGCGCCTATTGCATTTTAGCCGAAACAGGAAACGACATGACCCACTTTCAAAAAGCCACCCATTTAATCGGATGGGCAGGCTTGAAGCCCCGAAACGATGAAACGCCCGGAAAAATACGCTCGCGCAAAACTTTGCACGGCAACAAATACTTGCGCCAAATGCTAACAGAATGCGCATGGTCTGTTACCCGTTCAAACAAAACGTTTTTGGGACGAAAGTTCAATCATTTGTCAAAACGCATGAAATCGCAAAAAGCGCTTGTAGCCATAGCACGTAAAATGCTTGTCATTATTTACAATGTGCTCAAAACAGGCTTGCCTTTTGACCCGACAAAAAATCTACAGGCTCTTTTGCCTGATTGA
- a CDS encoding type IA DNA topoisomerase produces MKTCIIAEKPSVARDIARIVGANQKQDGYLTGNNYTVTWAFGHLVTLAMPAEYGFEQYNADDLPILPEPFKLTVRQVRKGKEYIADPSALKQLKIIRTCFDQCERIIVATDAGREGELIFRHIFDYLQCKKPFDRLWISSLTDKAIREGLEKLKNGSEYDNLYFSGKARSQADWLVGINASRALSIAAKKGGYSLGRVQTPTLSMICKRFLENKNFQSVPYWQIKLTIEKAGIRCKAVSDTKFEDNAIARSVCNAYFADKTGLLTVSKIERKTVDTEPPFLFDLTNLQKETNRKHGFSADKTLSIAQSLYEKKLITYPRTGSRYIGEDVFEEIPSLIENLHIHPIFGNYARTLSQKMLNKRSVNDAKVTDHHALLITENLPDRLTADEQIIYDCIASRMLEAFSEKSTQEVQNVVFSIGEYLFKTKNSRLLVSGWRSVLNEKTETDENETVQTELPNFMQDETIPVQSHEITQHQTKPKPLYNEATLLSAMETAGKEVADEEAKAAMKECGLGTPATRAAIIETLIIRDYIVREKKSLIPTEKGLAVFEIVKDRKIADAEMTGSWEKALADIETGKMNAETFHKGIEIYTRQICKELLSLSFSNNSTNLMDCPKCKTKNLIFYPKVAKCKECDFLVFREICGLLLSDEHLKALFTEGKTPLLKGLTAKSDKKFNARLVLNADHTTSFAFEPNKKSDTKYNRKP; encoded by the coding sequence ATGAAAACATGCATCATTGCGGAAAAACCTTCCGTGGCACGCGACATTGCTCGTATTGTGGGAGCAAATCAAAAACAAGACGGCTATCTTACCGGAAACAATTACACCGTAACATGGGCATTTGGACATCTCGTAACGTTGGCGATGCCTGCCGAATATGGTTTCGAGCAATACAACGCTGACGATTTACCCATTCTGCCCGAACCTTTTAAACTGACGGTTCGTCAAGTGAGAAAAGGAAAAGAGTATATTGCCGACCCTTCGGCTCTCAAACAACTAAAAATCATTCGCACCTGCTTTGACCAATGTGAACGAATTATTGTCGCTACCGATGCCGGACGTGAAGGAGAGCTTATTTTTCGCCATATTTTTGACTATTTGCAATGTAAAAAACCTTTCGACCGACTTTGGATAAGTTCATTGACCGATAAAGCCATTCGGGAAGGATTGGAGAAATTGAAAAACGGTTCAGAATACGATAATCTATATTTTTCAGGGAAAGCCCGAAGTCAAGCCGATTGGCTTGTCGGTATCAATGCAAGTCGAGCACTTTCTATTGCAGCCAAAAAAGGCGGTTATTCGTTGGGACGAGTGCAGACACCCACTCTTTCGATGATTTGCAAACGGTTTCTCGAAAATAAAAATTTCCAAAGTGTGCCGTATTGGCAAATAAAACTCACTATCGAAAAAGCGGGTATTCGTTGTAAAGCCGTAAGCGACACTAAATTTGAAGATAACGCCATCGCCCGTTCTGTCTGCAACGCTTACTTTGCAGACAAAACCGGCTTATTAACGGTGTCAAAAATCGAGCGAAAGACGGTTGATACAGAACCGCCCTTCTTATTCGATTTGACAAACCTGCAAAAAGAGACAAACCGAAAACACGGCTTTTCTGCCGATAAAACTCTTTCCATTGCTCAAAGCCTGTACGAGAAAAAGTTAATCACTTATCCACGTACAGGCAGCAGATATATCGGCGAAGATGTTTTTGAAGAAATCCCTTCGCTTATCGAAAACCTGCACATACATCCCATTTTCGGAAACTACGCCCGAACACTTAGCCAAAAAATGCTGAACAAACGAAGCGTAAACGATGCCAAAGTAACAGACCATCACGCTTTGCTGATTACCGAAAACCTTCCCGACAGATTAACCGCTGACGAGCAAATAATTTACGATTGTATCGCTTCACGAATGTTGGAAGCCTTTTCAGAAAAATCTACACAAGAAGTACAAAATGTAGTGTTTTCTATTGGAGAGTATCTTTTCAAAACGAAAAACAGTCGCCTTTTAGTAAGCGGTTGGCGAAGCGTGCTGAACGAAAAAACAGAAACGGATGAAAATGAAACGGTACAGACCGAACTTCCCAATTTTATGCAAGACGAAACCATACCCGTTCAATCTCACGAAATCACTCAACATCAAACCAAACCCAAACCGCTTTATAATGAAGCAACTCTACTTTCCGCTATGGAGACGGCAGGCAAAGAGGTTGCCGATGAAGAAGCCAAAGCCGCGATGAAAGAGTGCGGGTTGGGAACGCCTGCCACGCGTGCCGCCATTATCGAAACTTTAATTATAAGAGATTACATCGTCAGAGAAAAGAAGAGTTTAATTCCTACCGAAAAGGGACTTGCCGTTTTCGAGATTGTAAAAGACCGTAAAATAGCCGATGCAGAGATGACCGGAAGTTGGGAAAAAGCGTTGGCAGATATCGAAACCGGAAAGATGAATGCAGAAACATTCCATAAAGGTATTGAGATTTATACCCGACAAATCTGTAAGGAGTTGTTGTCTCTCTCTTTTTCTAACAATTCTACAAATCTAATGGATTGTCCCAAATGCAAAACCAAAAACCTGATATTTTATCCCAAAGTAGCCAAATGCAAAGAGTGTGATTTTTTAGTATTCCGTGAAATTTGCGGACTGTTACTTTCCGATGAACACTTGAAAGCTCTGTTTACCGAAGGAAAAACACCATTACTAAAAGGCTTAACCGCCAAAAGCGACAAAAAATTCAATGCTCGATTGGTATTAAATGCCGATCACACCACATCTTTTGCTTTTGAGCCTAATAAAAAATCCGATACCAAATATAACCGAAAACCTTAA
- a CDS encoding IS3 family transposase produces MVDPKDPTLSIVKQCILLFISRSGVYYQPASESELDLQIMLEIDKYFTLYPFYGTRRMSDHLKEKGYHVGRKAIRSYYIKMGIGAIYPKKKPNTSEPNKEHKVYSYLLRNLKIERKNHVWATDITFIPMPKGHMYLCAIIDLYSRYVLSWNISNTMDTALCIGVLKDALQHHGKPKIFNSDQGSQFTSPNFTNILEDQGVMIGMDSVGRALDNIFIERLWRSVKYECIYLNAFENGVQLYQGLEQYFKFYNCERKHQSLDYQTPEKLFRKIV; encoded by the coding sequence ATGGTGGATCCCAAGGACCCAACATTAAGCATTGTTAAGCAATGTATTTTGTTATTTATTAGTCGATCAGGGGTTTATTATCAGCCTGCTAGTGAGAGTGAGTTAGATTTACAGATCATGTTAGAGATAGATAAATATTTCACTTTATATCCATTTTATGGGACTAGGAGAATGTCAGACCATTTAAAGGAAAAGGGCTATCATGTGGGAAGAAAAGCGATAAGATCCTATTACATTAAGATGGGAATAGGGGCAATTTATCCCAAAAAGAAGCCCAATACAAGTGAACCTAATAAAGAACATAAGGTTTATTCATATCTATTAAGAAACTTGAAAATAGAGCGTAAAAATCATGTTTGGGCAACAGATATTACATTCATTCCAATGCCCAAAGGACACATGTACCTTTGCGCGATTATAGACCTGTATTCTCGATATGTCCTTTCCTGGAATATTTCAAACACCATGGATACAGCACTTTGTATAGGAGTCTTAAAGGATGCACTACAACATCACGGTAAACCAAAAATATTCAATTCTGATCAAGGGAGTCAATTTACTTCTCCTAACTTCACAAATATTCTTGAAGATCAAGGTGTTATGATTGGCATGGACTCTGTAGGAAGAGCTTTGGATAATATATTTATTGAAAGATTGTGGAGAAGCGTTAAATACGAATGTATTTACCTCAATGCATTTGAAAATGGAGTTCAACTATACCAGGGATTAGAGCAATATTTTAAGTTTTATAATTGCGAAAGGAAACACCAATCACTTGATTATCAAACACCTGAAAAATTATTTAGAAAAATTGTGTAA
- the xerA gene encoding site-specific tyrosine recombinase/integron integrase, giving the protein MQIEALLAVYERKLVLQRYSKNSIINYKSAVKSFLQIAEKKINSPNELGVTEIEKYVFWKINKHAVSHSYQRMIVASIDKFYRLVVGVELNLKHLYPSRKTHTLPKYLSLNEVKKMIDLTTNQKHKCIIKLLYGCGLRLSELLNLKITDIDSDNMVVHIRNSKGNKDRVVMLSNKLLQDLREYFLVYKPKEYLIEGQWGGIYSEKSVQNVVKDAAVRAGIKKQVTPHILRHSFATHLLENGTDIRYIQQLLGHSSIKTTEIYTHITDISKSKIKSPLDFL; this is encoded by the coding sequence ATGCAAATTGAAGCCTTATTAGCTGTATATGAAAGAAAGTTAGTACTTCAAAGATACAGTAAAAACTCTATTATTAACTACAAAAGTGCAGTTAAAAGTTTTCTACAGATTGCAGAAAAAAAAATTAACAGTCCAAATGAGCTTGGTGTTACTGAAATAGAAAAGTATGTTTTTTGGAAAATAAATAAGCACGCTGTAAGTCATTCTTATCAAAGGATGATAGTGGCATCAATAGATAAGTTTTACCGATTGGTGGTTGGTGTGGAATTAAACTTGAAACATTTGTATCCTTCACGCAAAACTCACACGTTGCCGAAGTATTTAAGTTTGAATGAAGTAAAGAAAATGATTGACTTAACGACAAATCAAAAACACAAATGTATTATCAAACTATTGTATGGTTGTGGATTGCGTTTGAGCGAGTTGTTAAATTTAAAAATTACAGATATAGACTCCGATAATATGGTTGTTCATATTAGAAATTCAAAGGGGAACAAAGACAGGGTGGTTATGCTCTCTAATAAATTATTACAAGATTTGAGGGAATACTTTTTAGTATATAAGCCCAAAGAGTATCTGATAGAGGGACAGTGGGGTGGAATATATTCCGAAAAAAGTGTGCAAAATGTGGTAAAAGATGCGGCTGTGAGAGCCGGGATCAAAAAACAGGTAACTCCGCATATACTGCGTCATAGTTTTGCTACTCATTTGCTTGAGAATGGTACTGATATTAGATATATTCAGCAATTATTAGGGCATTCATCAATCAAAACGACCGAAATTTACACGCATATAACCGATATTTCCAAATCAAAAATTAAAAGTCCATTGGATTTTTTATAA
- a CDS encoding MarR family winged helix-turn-helix transcriptional regulator: MPVKEKIINLRKLSQLYAYTSIQMHESIGRKIGLTGTDHKYLGFLIQKGQMTAGELALLTGLTTGSVTGLIDRFENKKLVKRQPDKTDRRKIIIVPNIDRITKLVTPFYSNYQNKTHDLFVSFNSDELNILEKYFHKALELMNKEIEKVNEKQ; this comes from the coding sequence ATGCCTGTCAAAGAAAAAATCATCAACTTAAGGAAATTGAGCCAACTTTATGCCTACACATCTATTCAAATGCACGAAAGCATTGGTAGAAAAATTGGACTGACTGGCACTGACCATAAATATTTAGGTTTCTTAATTCAAAAAGGTCAAATGACAGCAGGTGAACTTGCCCTACTTACAGGGTTAACAACAGGTTCGGTTACAGGGCTAATAGACCGGTTTGAAAACAAAAAACTCGTAAAAAGACAGCCCGACAAAACTGACAGGCGGAAAATAATCATAGTTCCCAATATTGATAGAATAACAAAGTTGGTTACACCATTTTATAGTAACTACCAAAACAAAACACACGACCTTTTTGTGTCATTCAATAGTGATGAATTAAACATTTTAGAAAAATACTTCCACAAAGCATTGGAGTTGATGAATAAAGAAATTGAAAAAGTAAACGAGAAACAATAA
- a CDS encoding transposase, with protein sequence MERSSRKKFSSSFKSKVALEAVKGLKTINEIASEYGLQPSQVSEWKRVLIENMPELFERKSQSREKHFEKEKEELLKIIGSLKVDNDFYKKKLKPYL encoded by the coding sequence ATGGAAAGAAGTTCAAGAAAAAAGTTTAGCTCCTCTTTTAAATCAAAAGTGGCATTAGAAGCTGTTAAGGGGTTAAAAACGATTAACGAGATTGCTTCCGAGTACGGATTACAGCCGTCTCAAGTATCAGAATGGAAGCGAGTTCTTATAGAAAATATGCCGGAACTGTTTGAGAGGAAAAGTCAGTCTAGGGAGAAACATTTTGAAAAAGAGAAGGAGGAATTATTGAAAATCATTGGCAGTTTAAAGGTTGATAATGATTTCTATAAAAAAAAATTAAAACCCTATCTGTAA
- a CDS encoding ArsR/SmtB family transcription factor, which produces MAKEKLTKEQEQLARLAKALGHPVRVAILQMLAKQTCCYHGDMSEILPVAKSTLSQHLKELKESGLIQGTITPPTVKYCINKENWLLAKKMFGEMFIELSKNE; this is translated from the coding sequence ATGGCAAAAGAAAAATTGACAAAAGAGCAAGAGCAGTTGGCGAGGTTAGCCAAAGCATTGGGACACCCTGTGCGGGTTGCTATTTTGCAGATGTTGGCAAAGCAAACGTGTTGTTATCATGGTGATATGTCCGAAATTTTGCCTGTTGCGAAAAGCACCTTGTCACAACATTTAAAAGAGTTGAAAGAATCGGGATTGATACAAGGAACAATCACACCGCCAACGGTAAAGTATTGTATCAACAAAGAAAATTGGCTGTTAGCAAAAAAAATGTTTGGCGAGATGTTTATCGAACTCTCGAAGAATGAATAA
- a CDS encoding DUF4099 domain-containing protein translates to METNNSDNYVLVLEDRSQAKSADEAGKISVVSSIDKNGKINTVEPLDSNSNAFMKFKKNDSMLQNFFSNLSQQFKDPSHTGVYQLLADKVEESVGVLKKMLENRDTPANKSALDAVRVTADDFAPTQKPTAINPDDVDWKEMERIGLSKEKLEQSGDLEKVLNWQKSNLLSIAIPFGDTTIYTEARVALRHDEDGKLGLAIHTLRKEPQLDFPYMGYRFSEEDKETLLQNGNLGKQVELTPKNGEPFKAYISIDPQTNEIIALKADRINIPREIKGVELTSEQYKDLSEGKAVKVEGMLSRNGKPFDATLQVNAERRGIEFIFDNNRSFKERLSPEQKPENKYGIAGTICGLTLSEKQQKALSDGKTLYLKNMVDKEGQPFNAYVRFDKDENRPRFYRWNPDKKEGKVEAVAEENKTQVAVNNEGKTNEATKNVKEPLKSGQTRPDEKQKAKQEKKQEQATKKRGRHI, encoded by the coding sequence ATGGAAACAAACAATTCAGACAACTACGTTCTTGTACTTGAAGACCGCAGTCAAGCCAAATCTGCCGATGAAGCCGGCAAAATATCCGTAGTGTCATCCATCGACAAAAACGGCAAAATCAATACCGTAGAGCCTTTGGACAGCAACAGCAATGCTTTTATGAAGTTCAAAAAGAACGACAGCATGTTGCAAAATTTCTTTTCCAATCTTAGCCAACAATTTAAAGATCCGTCCCATACGGGCGTTTATCAACTGTTAGCAGATAAGGTGGAGGAATCGGTAGGTGTACTCAAAAAAATGTTGGAAAACCGAGATACTCCTGCCAACAAATCCGCTCTTGATGCCGTAAGAGTAACCGCAGACGATTTCGCACCCACACAAAAACCAACCGCCATTAATCCCGATGATGTTGATTGGAAAGAGATGGAACGCATCGGGTTATCCAAAGAAAAATTGGAGCAATCGGGCGATTTAGAAAAGGTGTTGAATTGGCAAAAGTCCAATCTTTTATCCATTGCCATTCCTTTTGGCGATACCACCATCTACACCGAAGCTCGTGTCGCACTTCGACATGATGAAGACGGTAAACTTGGTTTAGCCATTCACACTTTACGAAAAGAGCCGCAATTGGATTTTCCCTATATGGGCTACCGTTTCAGTGAAGAAGATAAAGAAACACTGCTCCAAAACGGAAATTTAGGAAAACAGGTGGAACTCACTCCTAAAAACGGAGAACCGTTTAAAGCCTATATCTCTATTGACCCACAAACCAACGAAATTATCGCCTTGAAAGCTGACCGGATAAATATTCCACGAGAGATAAAAGGTGTGGAACTCACTTCCGAACAGTATAAAGATTTAAGCGAAGGAAAAGCCGTGAAAGTGGAAGGAATGCTTTCCCGAAACGGAAAACCATTTGATGCTACGCTTCAAGTAAATGCAGAACGTAGAGGCATCGAGTTTATTTTTGACAACAACAGGTCGTTTAAAGAACGTCTTTCGCCGGAACAAAAGCCCGAAAATAAATACGGTATTGCCGGAACTATTTGCGGACTTACTCTCTCAGAGAAGCAGCAAAAAGCACTTTCTGACGGGAAAACTCTTTACCTGAAAAACATGGTGGATAAAGAAGGACAGCCGTTCAATGCCTATGTGCGTTTTGATAAAGATGAAAACCGTCCACGTTTTTACAGATGGAACCCCGACAAGAAAGAAGGAAAAGTAGAAGCCGTTGCCGAAGAAAACAAAACCCAAGTGGCGGTAAACAATGAAGGCAAAACCAACGAAGCTACCAAAAACGTGAAAGAGCCGCTCAAAAGCGGACAAACACGACCGGACGAAAAGCAGAAAGCCAAACAGGAGAAAAAACAGGAACAAGCTACCAAGAAAAGAGGCAGACACATATAA
- a CDS encoding nitrophenyl compound nitroreductase subunit ArsF family protein codes for MKKTTLILILIAILAGCGQKSKKAENTTIIDTTNVNVFYFHGKQRCKTCVAVQDVAKETVEKNFANNEKVRFIEINTSEKGNEALAEKYEVSWNALIIAKGENAVEITDQAFATAVENPQSLEKLITDEINRHLQ; via the coding sequence ATGAAAAAAACAACATTAATTCTCATTCTTATCGCAATCTTGGCAGGTTGCGGACAGAAAAGCAAAAAAGCAGAAAACACTACAATAATCGACACAACAAACGTAAATGTATTTTATTTTCACGGCAAACAACGCTGTAAAACTTGCGTTGCCGTCCAAGATGTAGCGAAAGAAACCGTTGAAAAAAACTTTGCCAACAACGAAAAAGTACGTTTCATAGAAATCAACACAAGCGAAAAAGGCAACGAAGCATTGGCAGAAAAATACGAAGTATCGTGGAACGCCCTGATTATAGCCAAAGGCGAAAATGCCGTTGAAATCACCGACCAAGCCTTTGCAACAGCCGTAGAAAACCCGCAATCACTCGAAAAACTAATCACAGACGAAATAAATAGACACCTGCAATAA
- a CDS encoding aromatic aminobenezylarsenical efflux permease ArsG family transporter — protein sequence MEFLQNLVDSSNIPLFTAFILGIMTAISPCPLAMNITATAYLSKDITHKRKVLFNGIFYTLGRMFSYTALASLIFFGASKFHIARWFQQIDGIWIGIAFIVIGILMLDFIKLSIPFLSNWTSQLSKKQNKRNYWSAFLLGTLFALAFCPYGGMLYFGALIPLTITSSEGLLLPPIYSIATGLPVIIIAFLLAFSVANIGTFYNRMKSFEIWFRRIVAIIFIGIGIYYIIINI from the coding sequence ATGGAATTTCTACAAAATTTAGTCGATAGTTCAAACATTCCGCTATTTACGGCATTTATTCTTGGAATAATGACCGCAATCAGCCCCTGCCCTTTAGCCATGAACATTACCGCCACCGCTTATTTGAGCAAAGACATTACACACAAACGGAAGGTATTATTCAACGGCATATTTTACACACTTGGGCGAATGTTTAGCTACACAGCTTTGGCAAGTCTGATTTTTTTTGGTGCGAGCAAATTCCACATAGCAAGGTGGTTTCAGCAAATCGACGGCATTTGGATAGGCATTGCCTTTATCGTTATCGGCATTCTCATGCTTGATTTTATCAAATTAAGCATACCTTTTCTAAGCAATTGGACTTCTCAATTAAGCAAAAAACAAAACAAACGCAACTATTGGAGCGCATTTTTATTAGGAACATTGTTTGCATTGGCATTCTGTCCCTACGGCGGAATGCTTTATTTCGGGGCGCTCATTCCGCTAACTATCACAAGTAGCGAAGGCTTGTTGCTTCCGCCGATTTATTCCATAGCCACAGGCTTACCAGTTATTATCATTGCGTTTTTATTAGCATTCAGCGTTGCAAATATCGGCACATTCTACAACCGAATGAAATCTTTTGAAATTTGGTTCAGGCGCATTGTCGCCATAATTTTTATCGGAATAGGAATATATTATATCATTATCAATATTTAA
- the arsM gene encoding arsenite methyltransferase yields MKKWLSQNGNIDLKEMVKQRYNDLALASDEKQKCCCNPLAPAQPSTKVYTIMSEDYTKLKGYEPDADLGVGCGLPTEYAGIKEGDVVIDLGSGAGNDCFIAREETGETGRVIGIDFAPQMLEKARNNAKKRGFTNVEFLEGDIENMSLSDQTADVVVSNCVLNLLPRKDKIFSEIYRILKPDGHFCISDVVLNGHFPKKFTDNASMYAGCIASAIQREDYLSEIKKANFSEIKVERTKTVEIPDEVLQEHLDEITIEKYKAGNVGIYSITVTGKRPK; encoded by the coding sequence ATCAAAAAATGGCTTTCCCAAAATGGAAATATCGACCTCAAAGAAATGGTAAAACAACGTTACAACGATTTGGCATTAGCTTCGGATGAGAAACAGAAATGTTGTTGCAATCCTTTAGCCCCCGCCCAACCCTCAACCAAAGTTTACACCATAATGAGCGAAGATTACACGAAACTAAAAGGCTATGAGCCTGACGCAGATTTGGGCGTGGGGTGTGGACTTCCGACCGAATACGCAGGAATAAAAGAGGGCGATGTTGTTATAGATTTGGGCAGCGGCGCAGGAAACGACTGCTTTATTGCCCGCGAAGAAACAGGCGAAACAGGGCGAGTAATCGGCATTGACTTTGCCCCTCAAATGCTCGAAAAAGCAAGAAATAACGCTAAAAAACGAGGATTTACAAATGTTGAGTTTTTGGAAGGCGACATAGAAAACATGTCCTTGTCCGACCAAACTGCCGATGTGGTTGTAAGTAATTGCGTGTTGAATCTATTACCTCGAAAAGACAAAATTTTCAGCGAAATATACCGTATTTTGAAACCTGACGGACACTTTTGCATTTCCGATGTAGTGCTGAACGGACATTTTCCAAAAAAATTCACCGACAACGCCTCAATGTACGCAGGTTGCATTGCCAGCGCCATTCAGCGGGAAGATTATTTAAGCGAAATAAAAAAAGCTAACTTCTCTGAAATCAAAGTTGAGCGAACCAAAACAGTTGAAATTCCCGATGAAGTTCTGCAAGAACATTTAGACGAAATCACTATCGAAAAATACAAGGCAGGAAATGTGGGCATTTATTCGATAACCGTAACAGGAAAGCGACCAAAATAA